CGCCACCACCCTGGTGGTGATCGGTGTGCGCTTCATGGGCGAGACCGCCAAGATCCTCAATCCCGAGAAACGGGTGCTGATGCCCGACCTGGGCGCGGAATGCTCGCTCGACCTGAGTTGTCCCATCGACGCCTTCAGCGCCTTCTGCGACCAGCACCCGGACCGCACCGTGGTGGTCTATACCAACACCAGCGCCGAGGTGAAGGCCCGCGCCGACTGGGTGGTGACCTCCTCCAACGCGGTCGATATCGTCGCCCACCTGCACGCCAGGGGCGAGAAGATCATCTTTGCGCCCGACCGTCATCTGGGCCGCTACGTGCAGCAGAAGACCGGCGCCGACATCCTCAACTGGCAGGGCTTCTGCGTGGTGCATGACGAATTCAAGGCCAGCGAGCTCAAGCGCCTGATGGCTGAGCATCCCGAGGCCGAACTGATCGCCCATCCCGAATCCCCGGCCGAGGTGCTGGACATGGCCGATGCCATCGGCTCGACCACCCAGCTGATCAAGGCGGCGCAGGCATCCACGGCGAAGACGCTGATCGTGGCCACCGACATGGGTATCTTTCACAAGATGCACGAGGCCGCCCCGGACAAGCAGCTGATCGCTGTCCCCACCGGCGGCGAAAGCGCCACCTGCGTCAGCTGCGCCCACTGTCCCTGGATGGCCATGAACAGCCTGGAAAACCTCGCCGCAGTGCTGGAAAACGGCAGCGGCCACGAAATCCACATCGACGAGACAGTGCGCCGCAGGGCCCTCGTCCCCATCGAGCGCATGCTCGAATTCTCCCGCGCCCAGGGCAAGGTCTGAGCCTCAGCCCCGGCTTCCTGCGGTCCCGGCGTGCCACCTGGCCTCCGGCGTCGAAGCCTCACTTCCGAGCCATGCGCCGGCGCATCCCGTTCTGCGTCACGTATGACGGCGGCCGGCTTGGCTGCGCCGAGGCCGGTTTGCGCTGAACCCGGCGGCTGAAGTCGGAACAGATACCCCGGTCTGGCCCGACAGACCGCCGTCGGGCGTCCGTTGCCGGGACATCGGCCTCATGCAGCACCTATGTGCTGGCCGCGGCGCTGACACTGGGCTGGTGATATGGCTGTGGCAGCCGCTGGACAGGATGATCTGGACGGTCGCCGATCCACTGGCACGCGCCGCCATGTGGGGGCTGTTCGCCTTCGGCTGGCTGTACCTGGTGGCTGCGACCTACGTTACCGATCACTATGACCTGTTCGGCCTGCGCCAGGCCTGGCTGCATCTGCGCGGCAGGCAGTACAGGCCGGTGCCGTTCGTGCGCAAGTGGATGTACCGCTACAGTCGTCATCCCATGATGCTGGGCATCCTGATCGGAATCTGGGCCACGCCGGAGATGAGCGCGGGCCACCTGGCGCTGGCCCTGGGGCTGACCGGCTATATCGCCCTGGGTGTAATGCTCGAGGAGCGCGAGCTCGCCGGACACTTCGGCGAGCCCTATCGACGCTACCGGCGCGAGGTGGGTGCGCTGCTGCCCTGGGTCTAACTCTGCTGCGACTTGCCGCCGATGGCATCCAGCATCGGCTTGATCAGGTCCATCGGCACCGGGAAGACGATGGTCGAGTTCTGCTCGCCGGCGATGTCGGTCAGGGTCTGCAGATAGCGCAGCTGGATCGAACCGGGTTGACTGGCCAGTACCTTGTAGGCCTCGGCCAGCTTTTCCGAGGCCTGCATCTCGCCCTCGGCGTGGATCACCTTGGCCCGGCGCACCCGCTCGGCCTCGGCCTGCTTGGCAATGGAGCGGATCATGCTCTCGTCCAGGTCCACGTGCTTGATCTCCACGTTCGAGACCTTGATGCCCCAGGCATCGGTCTGGGAATCCAGCAGTTCCTGGATATCGTTGTTGAGCTTGTCGCGCTCCGACAGCATCTCGTCCAGGTCGTGCTTGCCCAGCACCGAGCGCAGCGTGGTCTGGGCCAGCTGGCTGGTGGCGGAATAGTAGTCCTCGACCTGGATGATGGCACGTTCAGAGTCGATCACCCGGAAGTAGAGCACCGCATTGACCTTCACCGAGACGTTGTCCTGGGAGATGACGTCCTGGCTGGGCACATCCATCACCACGATGCGCAAATCCACCCGCACCATCTGCTGGATGAAGGGAATGACGATGATCAGACCCGGCCCTTTCACTTTCCAGAACCGGCCGAGCATGAAGATCACGCCGCGCTCGTATTCGCGCAGAATGCGGAACATGGAAAACACCAGTGCCAGGACCAGTGCGGCGATGGTGACGATCGTAATCGGCATACCAGGACTCCTTCAGCGTGACAACGCCAGATTGAGAGTTGCAGTACCGACCATGGCCTCACTCCTCCTCGATCGGTTCGATTTCCAGCAGCAGTTCATCCATGCCGGTGACACGTATCCGCTGGCCCTGCCGCACCGGCCGAACGGCCCGGGCGCGCCAGTTCTCACCATGCACATG
This sequence is a window from Thiohalobacter thiocyanaticus. Protein-coding genes within it:
- the nadA gene encoding quinolinate synthase NadA, which translates into the protein MPDAALRTSSCELEQVTMGSANDIPVELVEEIRGKALHAPRPRDLTPEQRDALIDRIRGLLEANNAVLITHYYVDEQLQILTDATGGYVGDSLGMADYGNKHAATTLVVIGVRFMGETAKILNPEKRVLMPDLGAECSLDLSCPIDAFSAFCDQHPDRTVVVYTNTSAEVKARADWVVTSSNAVDIVAHLHARGEKIIFAPDRHLGRYVQQKTGADILNWQGFCVVHDEFKASELKRLMAEHPEAELIAHPESPAEVLDMADAIGSTTQLIKAAQASTAKTLIVATDMGIFHKMHEAAPDKQLIAVPTGGESATCVSCAHCPWMAMNSLENLAAVLENGSGHEIHIDETVRRRALVPIERMLEFSRAQGKV
- a CDS encoding slipin family protein, translating into MPITIVTIAALVLALVFSMFRILREYERGVIFMLGRFWKVKGPGLIIVIPFIQQMVRVDLRIVVMDVPSQDVISQDNVSVKVNAVLYFRVIDSERAIIQVEDYYSATSQLAQTTLRSVLGKHDLDEMLSERDKLNNDIQELLDSQTDAWGIKVSNVEIKHVDLDESMIRSIAKQAEAERVRRAKVIHAEGEMQASEKLAEAYKVLASQPGSIQLRYLQTLTDIAGEQNSTIVFPVPMDLIKPMLDAIGGKSQQS
- a CDS encoding methyltransferase family protein, producing MIWLWQPLDRMIWTVADPLARAAMWGLFAFGWLYLVAATYVTDHYDLFGLRQAWLHLRGRQYRPVPFVRKWMYRYSRHPMMLGILIGIWATPEMSAGHLALALGLTGYIALGVMLEERELAGHFGEPYRRYRREVGALLPWV